Proteins encoded by one window of Sorex araneus isolate mSorAra2 chromosome 3, mSorAra2.pri, whole genome shotgun sequence:
- the CFL2 gene encoding cofilin-2 produces the protein MASGVTVNDEVIKVFNDMKVRKSSTQEEIKKRKKAVLFCLSDDKRQIIVEEAKQILVGDIGDTVEDPYTSFVKLLPLNDCRYALYDATYETKESKKEDLVFIFWAPESAPLKSKMIYASSKDAIKKKFTGIKHEWQVNGLDDIKDRSTLGEKLGGNVVVSLEGKPL, from the exons ATG GCTTCTGGAGTTACAGTGAATGATGAAGTCATCAAAGTTTTTAATGATATGAAAGTAAGGAAATCTTCTACACAAGAGgagatcaaaaaaagaaagaaagcagttcTCTTCTGTTTAAGCGATGACAAAAGACAAATAATTGTAGAGGAAGCAAAGCAGATCTTGGTGGGTGACATTGGTGATACTGTAGAGGACCCCTACACATCTTTTGTGAAGTTGCTACCTCTGAATGATTGCCGATATGCTTTGTACGATGCCACATACGAAACAAAAGAGTCTAAGAAAGAAGACCTAGTATTTATATTCTG gGCTCCTGAAAGTGCACCTTTAAAAAGCAAGATGATTTATGCTAGCTCTAAAGACgccattaaaaagaaatttacag GTATTAAACACGAGTGGCAAGTAAATGGCTTGGATGATATAAAGGACCGTTCAACACTTGGCGAGAAATTGGGAGGCAACGTAGTCGTTTCACTTGAAGGAAAACCATTATAA